A single window of Hymenobacter sp. APR13 DNA harbors:
- a CDS encoding ASCH/PUA domain-containing protein, whose translation MLYTSSSTRTASVLTPTYHELKVWPACFAAVLDGRKAFDVRFNDRDYQIGDAVLLREYEPESEQYSGRSTERWISYLLQGGAFGLENGWCVLGLAEHPPLPAGVSDTRLW comes from the coding sequence ATGCTATATACTTCGTCTTCCACGCGCACTGCTTCGGTCCTCACCCCTACCTACCACGAGCTGAAGGTCTGGCCCGCCTGCTTTGCCGCCGTACTCGACGGCCGCAAAGCCTTCGACGTGCGCTTCAACGACCGGGACTACCAGATCGGCGACGCGGTGCTGCTGCGCGAGTATGAGCCCGAGAGCGAACAGTACAGCGGCCGCAGCACCGAGCGCTGGATCAGCTACCTGCTGCAGGGTGGCGCCTTTGGCCTGGAAAACGGCTGGTGCGTGCTGGGTTTGGCCGAGCACCCGCCCCTGCCGGCCGGCGTCAGCGACACCCGCCTCTGGTAG
- the ppk1 gene encoding polyphosphate kinase 1: MEKTEKKPATAKPELLNRELSWLAFNRRVLQEAQNPQVPLLERLKFMAIFSSNLDEYFKVRVATLRRLVKLKKKTRAKLGEDPAGQLKDLLEEVGRQQQEFGETFRNGLLPALREQHIHLVSEHDLSEEQQQWVQQYFEQNVQDLLSPVILDENLHHLFLKDQTVYLTFHLTEPEASGKKKKHTEDERVMVMELPTKRHGGRFVQLPIIGDERYVMFLDDVIRCCAHTLFPKFGKVQVHAVKLSRDAELDIQEEVSGNLMLKIKSSLQKRETGYPARLLYDPAMPKPVLKALMQKTGIGKDELVEGSRYHNFRDFFGFPDLGLSHLVYEPHPPLPHPTLPRTGKMLPAIAERDHLLNLPYQSFDYVTRLITEAAQDPQVSGISITLYRVSSKSEVAKALLKAVKNGKQVTVVVELKARFDEESNMYWAEKLQKAGANVIYGIPDLKVHSKLLLITRAEEGHNRLYAYLSTGNFNEVTSNIYADHGLFTADPRLTSEVGEVFRYFNDRLDKTGQFEHLLVAPFELREKLNALIDAEIARARKGEDAYIILKLNALQDERMILKLYEASTAGVRVELLIRGISCLIPGRAGQSENITQRGIVDRYLEHARLYVFGNGGDEKLYVASSDWMARNLDRRVEVAFPILDPKLRTEVRHMLDLQRQDSVKSRDWQNNFVGPTTEVAANAAAVRAQFDTYAWLKKNSRRRKTA; the protein is encoded by the coding sequence ATGGAAAAGACCGAAAAGAAGCCAGCAACGGCGAAACCTGAACTGCTGAACCGGGAGCTGAGCTGGCTGGCCTTCAACCGCCGCGTGCTGCAGGAAGCCCAAAACCCGCAGGTGCCCCTGCTGGAGCGCCTCAAGTTCATGGCCATTTTCAGCTCCAACCTCGACGAGTATTTCAAGGTGCGGGTGGCCACGCTGCGGCGCCTGGTGAAGCTCAAGAAAAAAACCCGCGCCAAGCTGGGCGAAGACCCGGCCGGGCAGCTCAAAGACCTGCTCGAAGAGGTAGGCCGCCAGCAGCAGGAGTTCGGGGAAACCTTCCGCAACGGGCTGCTGCCCGCTCTGCGGGAGCAGCACATTCACCTAGTGTCGGAGCACGACCTGAGCGAGGAGCAACAGCAGTGGGTGCAGCAGTACTTCGAGCAGAACGTGCAGGACTTGCTTTCGCCCGTGATTCTGGACGAGAACCTGCACCACCTGTTCCTGAAAGACCAGACCGTGTACCTCACCTTCCACCTCACGGAGCCTGAGGCCAGCGGCAAGAAGAAAAAACACACCGAAGACGAGCGGGTGATGGTGATGGAGCTGCCCACTAAGCGCCACGGCGGCCGTTTTGTGCAGCTGCCCATCATCGGCGACGAGCGGTACGTGATGTTCCTCGACGACGTGATTCGGTGCTGCGCGCACACGCTGTTTCCCAAGTTCGGGAAGGTGCAGGTGCACGCCGTCAAACTCTCCCGCGACGCGGAGCTCGACATTCAGGAGGAGGTGTCGGGCAACCTGATGCTCAAGATCAAGAGCAGCCTGCAGAAGCGCGAAACCGGCTACCCGGCCCGCCTGCTCTACGACCCGGCCATGCCCAAACCCGTGCTCAAAGCCCTGATGCAGAAAACCGGCATCGGCAAGGACGAGCTGGTGGAAGGCAGCCGCTACCACAACTTCCGCGACTTCTTCGGATTCCCCGACCTGGGCCTCTCGCACCTCGTGTACGAGCCGCACCCGCCGCTGCCGCACCCCACGCTGCCACGCACCGGCAAGATGCTGCCCGCCATTGCCGAGCGCGACCACCTACTCAACCTGCCCTACCAGTCGTTCGACTACGTGACGCGCCTGATTACGGAGGCCGCCCAGGATCCGCAGGTCAGTGGCATCAGCATCACGCTCTACCGCGTGTCCAGCAAGAGCGAGGTGGCCAAGGCCCTGCTGAAGGCTGTGAAAAACGGTAAGCAGGTGACGGTGGTGGTGGAGCTGAAAGCCCGCTTCGACGAGGAAAGCAATATGTACTGGGCTGAGAAGCTGCAGAAAGCCGGCGCCAACGTCATCTATGGCATTCCGGACCTGAAAGTGCACAGCAAGCTGCTGCTTATCACCCGCGCCGAGGAAGGCCACAACCGCCTCTACGCCTACCTGAGCACCGGCAACTTCAACGAAGTAACCAGCAACATCTACGCCGACCACGGCCTGTTCACGGCCGACCCGCGCCTGACCAGCGAGGTAGGCGAGGTGTTCCGCTACTTCAACGACCGCCTCGACAAAACCGGGCAGTTTGAGCACCTGCTTGTGGCCCCCTTCGAGCTGCGCGAGAAGCTCAACGCCCTCATCGACGCCGAAATAGCACGGGCCCGCAAGGGCGAGGACGCCTACATCATCCTGAAGCTGAATGCCCTGCAGGACGAGCGCATGATTCTGAAGCTCTACGAAGCCAGCACGGCCGGCGTGCGGGTGGAGCTGCTGATCCGGGGTATTTCGTGCCTGATTCCGGGCCGGGCGGGCCAGAGCGAGAACATCACCCAGCGCGGCATCGTGGACCGCTACCTCGAGCACGCCCGCCTCTACGTGTTCGGCAACGGCGGCGACGAAAAGCTGTACGTGGCCTCTTCCGACTGGATGGCCCGCAACCTCGACCGCCGCGTGGAAGTGGCCTTCCCGATTCTGGATCCTAAGCTGCGGACCGAGGTGCGCCACATGCTGGATCTGCAGCGCCAGGACAGCGTGAAGTCCAGAGACTGGCAGAATAACTTTGTAGGCCCCACCACCGAGGTGGCCGCCAATGCTGCCGCCGTGCGTGCCCAGTTCGACACCTACGCCTGGCTGAAAAAGAACAGCCGCCGCCGCAAAACCGCGTAG
- a CDS encoding SixA phosphatase family protein, whose product MKTLYLMRHAKSSWSFDDLSDEQRPLNERGRTDAPRMGQALAERNIKLDLLLASTAVRSLTTAALVAKELEYQHDKIVVRPDIYHADPMTLLRVVRESPDEAQSVLLVGHNPGITELANLLSPSPLSEEMPTAAIVCLHFQVERWAEADTQNAEFYFFDCPRDSN is encoded by the coding sequence ATGAAGACCCTATACCTGATGCGCCACGCTAAATCCAGCTGGAGCTTCGACGACCTTTCCGATGAGCAGCGCCCCCTCAACGAACGAGGCCGCACCGATGCTCCGCGCATGGGCCAGGCGCTGGCCGAGCGCAACATCAAGCTGGATCTGCTGCTGGCTTCCACGGCCGTACGCTCCCTGACTACCGCCGCGCTGGTGGCCAAGGAGCTTGAGTATCAGCACGACAAAATTGTGGTGCGGCCCGACATCTACCACGCCGACCCGATGACGCTACTGCGGGTGGTGCGCGAGTCGCCGGACGAGGCGCAAAGCGTGCTGCTGGTGGGCCACAACCCCGGCATTACGGAGCTGGCCAACCTACTTTCGCCCAGCCCGCTGAGCGAGGAGATGCCTACCGCGGCCATTGTGTGCCTGCACTTTCAGGTGGAGCGCTGGGCCGAGGCTGACACGCAGAATGCCGAGTTCTACTTCTTCGACTGCCCGCGGGATTCCAATTAA
- a CDS encoding GEVED domain-containing protein: MKKTFYAVLLAALGMSLSTEAVAQRQCASMEVLERQMASDPGMAQRMQNIENVTRQLEANPVAQRGTALLGTIPVVVHVLYSNANENISDAQIASQIAVLNEDFRKLNSDVSKTPAAFAGLAADAGLQFVLAKRDPNGNATTGIERKSSTKTTWGTADAMKNTATGGLNAWPASQYMNIWVCNIGGGILGYAQFPGGAASTDGVVIGPNYFGRTGYLSAPFNLGRTATHEVGHYLNLRHIWGDANCGSDLVSDTPTQQADNSGCPVFPRRTCGNTTNGDMFMNYMDYTNDACMYMFSTGQSTRMNALFGSGGSRASLLTSLGGTAPGTGGGTTPPPTTVTYCASKGNSVAYEWIDYVKLGTIARTSSKDAGYYNGTALSTTLAAGSSQTISYSAGFAGTAYTEYFKVYIDYNQNGLFTDAGELVVNAAGSNVATTRSSTFTVPATAKSGSTRMRVVMSDASATTSCNSYGYGETEDYTVTISGGTARTSARLASTDYSVYPNPATSVLSIALPADRDPSAVSVKVYDVRGAEQRQATYSTEGQLDISGLSKGVYMLTITDGQQVSHQRFVKE, translated from the coding sequence ATGAAAAAAACCTTTTACGCAGTTCTACTGGCCGCCCTGGGGATGAGCCTCAGCACGGAAGCAGTAGCCCAGCGCCAGTGTGCCTCCATGGAGGTGCTGGAGCGCCAGATGGCCTCCGACCCCGGCATGGCCCAGCGCATGCAAAATATTGAGAACGTAACGCGCCAGCTGGAGGCTAACCCGGTTGCACAGCGGGGCACGGCCCTGCTCGGTACTATTCCGGTAGTGGTGCACGTGCTCTACAGCAACGCCAACGAGAACATATCCGACGCCCAGATTGCCTCGCAGATTGCGGTGCTCAACGAAGACTTCCGCAAGCTTAACTCCGACGTGAGCAAGACGCCGGCGGCCTTTGCCGGCCTCGCCGCCGACGCCGGCCTGCAGTTTGTGCTGGCCAAGCGCGACCCTAACGGCAACGCTACCACCGGCATCGAGCGCAAATCGAGCACGAAAACTACCTGGGGCACCGCCGATGCCATGAAGAACACCGCTACCGGCGGCCTCAACGCTTGGCCTGCCAGCCAGTACATGAACATCTGGGTGTGCAACATCGGCGGCGGCATTCTAGGCTACGCGCAGTTTCCGGGCGGCGCAGCCAGCACCGACGGCGTAGTTATCGGCCCGAACTACTTTGGCCGCACCGGCTATCTGTCGGCCCCATTCAACCTGGGCCGCACGGCCACGCACGAAGTAGGCCACTATCTGAACCTGCGCCATATCTGGGGAGATGCCAACTGCGGCAGCGACCTAGTGAGCGATACGCCCACCCAGCAGGCCGACAACTCCGGCTGCCCGGTGTTCCCGCGCCGCACCTGCGGCAATACCACCAACGGCGACATGTTCATGAACTACATGGACTACACCAACGACGCCTGCATGTACATGTTCTCCACCGGCCAGAGCACCCGCATGAACGCCCTGTTCGGCAGTGGCGGCAGCCGGGCTTCGCTGCTCACCTCGCTGGGCGGCACGGCCCCCGGCACCGGCGGCGGCACCACGCCTCCCCCTACCACCGTTACGTACTGCGCCAGCAAGGGCAACAGCGTGGCGTATGAGTGGATCGACTACGTGAAGCTGGGCACCATTGCCCGCACTTCCAGCAAAGATGCCGGCTACTACAACGGCACTGCTCTGAGCACCACGCTGGCCGCCGGCTCCTCGCAGACCATCAGCTACAGCGCCGGCTTCGCGGGCACGGCCTACACCGAGTACTTCAAGGTGTACATTGACTACAACCAGAACGGCCTGTTCACGGACGCCGGTGAGCTGGTGGTGAATGCCGCCGGCAGCAACGTGGCTACCACGCGCTCCAGCACGTTCACGGTACCTGCCACCGCTAAATCCGGCAGCACCCGCATGCGCGTGGTGATGAGCGACGCCTCGGCCACCACCAGCTGCAACAGCTACGGCTACGGCGAAACCGAAGACTACACCGTCACCATCTCGGGCGGCACGGCCCGTACCTCGGCACGTCTGGCTTCCACCGACTACAGCGTGTACCCGAACCCTGCTACCAGCGTGCTGAGCATTGCCCTGCCCGCTGACCGTGACCCGAGCGCCGTAAGCGTGAAAGTGTACGACGTACGCGGCGCCGAGCAGCGCCAGGCTACCTACAGCACCGAAGGCCAGCTCGACATTTCGGGCTTGAGCAAAGGCGTATACATGCTTACCATCACCGATGGCCAGCAGGTGTCGCATCAGCGCTTCGTGAAAGAGTAA
- a CDS encoding M43 family zinc metalloprotease yields the protein MKKTVYSLALAFLGLTSAAFGQELRQGNFELAPTLPGRTCGAMEVLAAQMQADPSLAQRMAAVEAQTQAYEKSPVFSRATAGVVTIPVVVHVVYRTAAENVPTSQIQAQIDVLNKDFAKLNADASLVPAAFAGLAANTNIQFVLAKRDPNGNPTDGIIRKLTKTTSFSSNDAVKNGKRGGSAAWPAGQYLNLWVCNLGQGLLGYAQFPGGTASTDGVVVLYSTLPGGTARPYDKGRTATHEVGHWLNLRHIWGDASCGNDLVSDTPTQQAANYGCPTFPKVSCSNQGDMSMNYMDYTDDACMYMFSTGQSTRMNALFAAGGARASLVTSLGGTALRQSAATAEAQSKVRLFPNPATQTLNVSVPAEQFAGWSVKVYDLRGHEMQQVSYDNQGHIGVAGLPQGLYQAVLTDGTQTIRQRFEKE from the coding sequence ATGAAGAAAACTGTATACTCGCTCGCACTTGCTTTCCTGGGTCTGACTTCCGCTGCCTTCGGGCAGGAGCTGCGCCAGGGCAACTTCGAACTGGCGCCTACGCTGCCCGGCCGCACCTGTGGCGCCATGGAAGTGCTGGCCGCTCAGATGCAGGCCGACCCCAGCCTGGCCCAGCGCATGGCCGCTGTGGAAGCCCAGACCCAAGCCTATGAGAAGTCGCCGGTGTTCAGCCGCGCTACGGCAGGCGTGGTGACCATTCCGGTAGTAGTGCACGTGGTGTACCGCACGGCGGCCGAGAACGTGCCGACCTCGCAGATTCAGGCGCAGATTGATGTACTCAATAAGGACTTTGCCAAGCTGAACGCCGACGCCAGCCTGGTGCCGGCCGCCTTCGCCGGCCTGGCCGCCAACACCAACATCCAGTTTGTGCTGGCCAAGCGCGACCCCAACGGCAACCCCACCGACGGCATCATCCGCAAGCTCACCAAAACCACTTCCTTCAGCAGCAACGACGCCGTGAAGAACGGCAAGCGTGGCGGCTCCGCCGCCTGGCCCGCCGGCCAGTACCTCAACCTGTGGGTGTGCAACCTGGGCCAGGGCCTGCTCGGCTACGCCCAGTTTCCGGGCGGCACGGCCAGCACCGACGGCGTGGTAGTGCTCTACTCGACGCTGCCCGGCGGCACGGCCCGACCCTACGACAAAGGCCGCACGGCCACCCACGAGGTGGGCCACTGGCTGAACCTGCGCCACATCTGGGGTGATGCCAGCTGCGGCAACGACCTCGTGAGCGACACGCCCACCCAGCAGGCAGCCAACTACGGCTGCCCTACCTTCCCGAAGGTATCGTGCTCCAACCAAGGCGACATGAGCATGAACTACATGGACTACACCGACGACGCCTGCATGTACATGTTCTCCACTGGCCAGAGCACCCGCATGAACGCCCTGTTTGCGGCCGGCGGTGCCCGCGCCTCGCTGGTTACCTCGCTGGGCGGCACGGCCCTGCGCCAGTCAGCCGCTACGGCTGAAGCCCAGAGCAAGGTGCGCCTGTTCCCGAACCCCGCCACCCAGACGCTGAACGTATCGGTGCCGGCCGAGCAGTTTGCCGGCTGGAGCGTGAAGGTGTACGACCTGCGCGGCCACGAAATGCAGCAGGTGAGCTACGACAACCAGGGCCACATAGGCGTGGCAGGCCTGCCCCAGGGCTTGTATCAGGCCGTCCTGACCGACGGCACGCAAACGATCCGCCAGCGGTTTGAGAAAGAATAG
- the hflX gene encoding GTPase HflX, whose translation MAKEAKRRQNSTRHPGAVDSAKGRAGRILAKGNKDATYETALEQETAVLVAVPDKRQADARTQEYLDELAFLAETAGVTVTRRFVQRLDKPDIRTFVGEGKLEEIKAYVQHSNTNVVIFDDDLSPSQLRNLEAELKVKIVDRSLLIIDIFARRAKSATARTQVELAQYQYLLPRLTGLWTHLDKQRGGGVSQRGPGETEIETDRRVVRERIDFLKEKLKDLDKQSHTQRKSRGGVVRVALVGYTNVGKSTIMNLLSRSDVFAENKLFATVDSTVRKIVFENVPFLLSDTVGFIRKLPTRLIESFKSTLDEIREADLLIHVVDISHPTFEEQMEVVNATLKDIEAADKPMLLVFNKIDQYRADAPADAVPDFEGMNLDEDLPVRPSLAQLQDTYMAKLHDPVIFISAQERENIDELRDLITRHVSKIHMERYPNFVPGFSVEE comes from the coding sequence ATGGCCAAAGAAGCTAAACGCCGCCAGAATAGCACCCGCCACCCCGGCGCCGTCGACAGCGCCAAGGGCCGCGCCGGCCGCATTCTGGCCAAAGGCAACAAAGACGCCACCTACGAAACCGCCCTCGAGCAGGAAACCGCCGTGCTGGTGGCCGTGCCCGACAAACGCCAGGCCGACGCCCGCACCCAAGAATACCTCGACGAGCTGGCCTTCCTGGCCGAAACGGCCGGCGTCACGGTTACGCGCCGCTTTGTGCAGCGCCTCGACAAGCCCGACATCCGCACGTTTGTGGGCGAAGGCAAGCTCGAAGAAATCAAGGCCTACGTGCAGCACAGCAACACCAACGTGGTCATCTTCGACGACGACCTCTCGCCCTCGCAGCTGCGCAACCTGGAGGCCGAGCTGAAGGTGAAAATCGTGGACCGCTCGCTGCTCATCATCGACATCTTCGCCCGCCGGGCCAAGTCGGCCACGGCGCGCACGCAGGTGGAACTGGCGCAGTACCAGTACCTGCTGCCCCGCCTCACCGGCCTCTGGACTCACCTGGACAAGCAGCGCGGCGGTGGCGTAAGCCAGCGCGGCCCGGGGGAAACGGAAATTGAGACGGACCGCCGCGTAGTGCGCGAGCGGATCGACTTCCTGAAAGAAAAGCTCAAGGACCTCGACAAGCAGAGCCACACCCAGCGCAAAAGCCGCGGCGGCGTGGTGCGGGTGGCGCTGGTGGGCTACACCAACGTGGGCAAAAGCACTATCATGAACCTGCTGAGCCGCTCCGACGTGTTTGCCGAAAACAAGCTGTTTGCCACCGTCGATTCCACGGTGCGCAAAATCGTGTTCGAGAACGTGCCGTTTCTGCTTTCCGACACCGTGGGGTTCATCCGCAAGCTGCCCACCCGCCTGATTGAGAGCTTCAAGAGCACGCTCGACGAAATCCGGGAAGCCGACCTGCTGATTCACGTCGTGGACATCTCGCACCCCACCTTCGAGGAGCAGATGGAGGTGGTGAATGCCACGCTCAAGGACATCGAGGCCGCCGACAAGCCCATGCTGCTCGTCTTCAACAAGATTGACCAGTACCGCGCCGACGCTCCCGCCGACGCCGTGCCCGACTTCGAGGGCATGAACCTCGACGAGGATCTGCCCGTGCGCCCGTCGCTGGCGCAGCTGCAGGACACCTACATGGCCAAGCTCCACGACCCGGTGATTTTCATCTCGGCGCAGGAGCGCGAAAACATCGACGAGCTGCGGGACCTTATCACGCGGCACGTGAGCAAGATCCACATGGAGCGCTACCCCAATTTTGTTCCCGGCTTCAGCGTGGAGGAATAG
- a CDS encoding c-type cytochrome, with translation MLNIVLWRLHAVVVVLTLLFFLYKLVLLLTGRQEQLRRLRARTRWADSLLLGAGLLTFAAAYLTYTGPKIPWAWVRAVFLTIIALGFVRALRQERGGAARLFLLGLVVSYGLHTYSALVIQGPQQPNVLRQALLGEAPNAAVLSGTIPTAAGLPETTATPDADVPIENAPAGLSDADAATIADATSDEPAATPSPELAAGQALFAKNCVVCHGPDGQRGLNGAHDLTKSNLNTAGRVYLVTNGLGKMPAFQGKLTDAQIQQVVAYSLTLR, from the coding sequence ATGCTGAATATCGTTTTGTGGCGGCTGCACGCCGTTGTGGTGGTGCTGACGCTGTTGTTTTTCCTCTACAAGCTGGTGCTGCTGCTCACGGGCCGCCAGGAGCAGCTACGCCGCCTGCGCGCCCGCACCCGCTGGGCCGACAGCCTGCTGCTGGGTGCCGGCCTGCTCACTTTTGCGGCCGCCTACCTCACCTACACGGGTCCCAAAATACCGTGGGCCTGGGTCAGGGCGGTATTCTTAACGATTATTGCCCTGGGCTTTGTCCGGGCGCTACGGCAAGAGCGTGGGGGGGCAGCCCGCCTCTTCCTGCTGGGCCTGGTAGTCAGCTACGGCCTTCATACGTACAGCGCGCTCGTCATTCAGGGGCCGCAGCAGCCTAATGTGCTGCGGCAGGCGCTGCTGGGAGAAGCGCCTAATGCGGCGGTTTTGTCGGGCACTATACCCACCGCCGCCGGCCTGCCCGAAACCACTGCCACGCCCGACGCCGACGTGCCCATCGAAAACGCCCCGGCTGGCCTGTCCGATGCCGACGCGGCCACCATTGCCGACGCCACTTCCGATGAGCCGGCCGCCACGCCCAGTCCGGAACTGGCCGCCGGACAGGCCCTGTTTGCCAAGAACTGCGTAGTATGCCACGGGCCCGACGGCCAGCGCGGCCTCAACGGCGCCCACGACCTCACCAAAAGCAACCTCAACACCGCCGGCCGCGTGTACCTGGTCACGAACGGCCTGGGCAAGATGCCGGCTTTCCAGGGCAAGCTCACCGACGCCCAGATTCAGCAGGTAGTAGCCTATTCGCTCACGCTGCGCTAA
- a CDS encoding glycosyltransferase family 4 protein yields the protein MRVALVINTSWNIWNFRRSLVKALQDAGHEVLAIAPPDAYSERLETELGCRYVPILMENKGTNPVKDALLTRSFYTIYKREKPDVVLHYTIKPNIYGTLAAKLAGIPSVNNVSGLGTVFIVKNLVSQVALGLYRFAFKFPRKVFFQNDDDRQLFLQHQLVRPAITDLLPGSGVATDKFQPAATFRRQEPFVFLMIARVLYEKGVEEYFEAARLVREAVPGTRVQLLGGVDESGGVGVKRAVFEQWLQAGHVEYLGTSDNVAAQIREADCVVLPSYREGTPKTLLEAAAMAKPIVTTDVPGCRETVVDGQNGLLCEVRNAADLAAKMLQILRLPAAELEQMGRAGRHLAETKFDERIVLDKYLREVAAVGKR from the coding sequence ATGCGCGTTGCCCTGGTCATCAATACAAGCTGGAACATCTGGAACTTCCGCCGCAGCCTGGTAAAGGCCCTGCAGGACGCCGGGCACGAGGTGCTGGCCATTGCCCCGCCCGATGCCTACTCCGAGCGTCTCGAAACCGAGCTGGGCTGCCGCTACGTGCCCATCCTGATGGAAAACAAGGGCACCAACCCCGTGAAGGACGCCCTGCTTACGCGCAGCTTCTACACTATCTATAAGCGCGAAAAGCCCGATGTAGTGCTGCACTACACCATCAAGCCCAACATCTACGGCACGCTGGCCGCCAAGCTGGCCGGCATCCCGAGCGTGAACAACGTGAGCGGGCTGGGCACGGTGTTTATCGTGAAAAACCTGGTGAGCCAGGTGGCGCTGGGCCTCTACCGCTTCGCGTTCAAGTTTCCGCGTAAGGTGTTTTTCCAGAACGACGACGACCGGCAGCTGTTCCTGCAGCACCAGCTCGTGCGCCCCGCCATTACCGACCTGTTGCCCGGCTCCGGCGTGGCCACCGACAAGTTCCAGCCCGCCGCCACGTTCCGGCGCCAGGAGCCGTTTGTGTTCCTGATGATTGCGCGTGTGCTTTATGAAAAGGGCGTGGAAGAATACTTTGAGGCCGCCCGCCTGGTGCGCGAGGCCGTGCCCGGCACGCGGGTGCAGCTGCTGGGCGGCGTAGATGAAAGCGGCGGCGTGGGCGTGAAGCGCGCCGTGTTTGAGCAGTGGCTGCAGGCTGGCCACGTCGAGTACCTGGGCACCTCCGACAACGTGGCGGCCCAGATCCGGGAGGCCGACTGCGTGGTGCTGCCCAGCTACCGCGAGGGCACGCCCAAAACCCTGCTCGAAGCCGCCGCCATGGCCAAGCCCATCGTCACGACGGACGTACCCGGCTGCCGCGAAACCGTGGTGGACGGCCAGAACGGCCTGCTCTGCGAGGTGCGCAACGCCGCCGACCTGGCCGCCAAGATGCTGCAGATTCTGCGCCTGCCCGCCGCCGAACTGGAGCAGATGGGCCGCGCCGGCCGCCACCTCGCCGAAACCAAGTTCGACGAGCGGATTGTGCTGGACAAGTATCTGCGCGAAGTAGCCGCCGTAGGAAAACGGTAG
- the rfbC gene encoding dTDP-4-dehydrorhamnose 3,5-epimerase, translating into MEFKYFAIAGPVEILPRVFGDVRGAFFESFSERRLAEAGISGEWVQDNQSRSDRGVVRGLHFQKPPFAQAKLVRVASGRALDVIVDIRRDSPTYGQHLSVELDSERFNMLYVPVGFAHGFTALEDNTLFLYKCTNYYAPESEGGLLWNDPALGINWGVQNPTISAKDQVLPTLAEFNSPF; encoded by the coding sequence ATGGAGTTCAAGTATTTTGCTATTGCCGGACCGGTAGAGATTCTGCCGCGCGTATTCGGGGATGTCCGGGGCGCCTTTTTCGAGTCGTTCAGTGAGCGGCGGCTGGCCGAAGCCGGCATCAGCGGCGAGTGGGTGCAGGACAACCAGTCACGCTCCGACCGGGGTGTGGTGCGGGGCCTTCACTTCCAGAAGCCGCCCTTCGCCCAGGCCAAGCTGGTGCGCGTGGCCAGCGGCCGCGCCCTCGATGTGATAGTGGATATCCGCCGCGACTCGCCCACCTACGGCCAGCATCTGTCGGTGGAGCTGGACTCGGAGCGCTTCAACATGCTGTATGTGCCCGTAGGCTTCGCGCACGGCTTTACGGCCCTCGAAGACAACACGCTGTTCCTCTACAAGTGCACCAACTATTACGCCCCCGAGTCGGAAGGCGGCCTGCTCTGGAACGACCCCGCGCTGGGCATCAACTGGGGCGTACAAAACCCCACCATCTCCGCCAAAGATCAGGTACTGCCTACCCTGGCCGAGTTCAACAGTCCGTTTTAA